The genomic DNA TTCTGGTGGTGGTGATAGGGGAGTTTTTTCCTTACGAATGATTGGTTTCCTCCTAATTGCGGACTTTGATTTCACTATTCTTTCTCCATCAGAGATATCTTCATTGTCTGGACGATACCTTTGTTTGCTATTAACTTGTACTTTTTTCACTTTCCTTTGTTGACATGAGGTTTGATTGATTTTCTCTATTTGTGTTAACTCATCTTTGGTATAAAATTGTGGAGAAATTTGAGATAACACACAATGCAAAGTAAAATGAGGCAATGGATCGAATTTCTTTTCTAAAGAATTCAGTTTTTGCATATATGCATTGATCTTCTCAATAGCCAAAGCTTTCTTTTCCATCATGCATTGAGCTTCCGTATTTTGCAATGCTTTGTTCTTCTCCATAGACAttgatttcttttcttttctttctcaaATAACGTGTTGCTGTATCGGTGAAGTCTTGTGGTTTCAAGTGTTTATCAAGTGTGTATTTATAGTGTTCATGgagatttaaaatttaaaattaaataatggTAGAATCTTATCATATATTTAAATTTCCTTCTATATAGGCTAAAGATATAGATTTGATACTATATCTCGGGTAGTTAGTTACAATGAATATATTTTATTTGTTACCATATATTTTGTTATATTTTGTTTGTTACCATATTTTGTTTGTTACCATATATTTTGTTTGTTACCATATTTTGTTTGTTACCACAAATTCAATTAAGCTGACTTTCAATTTTAAAAACACAAGTAGAGATAACAAAAAATACGGATTGTTTATTTACTTCAATTTTATTTACATAATTTCCATATATATCTCAGTTCTCCTTTATTATAGGTTAGCttttcaacaacaacaaaaagtTAAAAATTAAAATCTAGATCAATCAATGACATTAAATTTATTTTGCATATATTAAAAAATTTGATACAAAAGAATCCATTCAATATCAGTTTAAATTTTTTGGGGAATATTAATCTATATCAATTTTATATACAAATTTTTTATTATGATAAAAAATAATTAATCATTCTTATATTTACATTATAATATgaataagagagagagagagagagagagagagagagagagagagagagagagagagagagagagagagagagagagagagagagagagagagagagagagagagagagagagagagagagagagagagagagagagagagagagagagagagagagagagagagagagagagagagagagagagagagagagagagagagagagagagagagagagagagagagagagagagagagagagagagagagagagagagagagagagagagagagagagagagagagagagagagagagagagagagagagagagagagagagagagagagagagagagagagagagagagagagagagagagagagagagagagagagagagagagagagagactaaAACAATAATTATTACTCGTAATTAAAACAATAAATACTAATAATAAAACAATATATCTCAACATTTCTGATACACTACTGCTAGCTTCGTCCATTCAAATTGGCAGATGTCTTATTGAAGTCATAGAAAAGTCCTCGAAGAGGGAGTTTCAGAAATAATGTATGTCGACATCCAATTAGGTTACAACTTACAACAATGCAAGTAGGTTACTTATGGGCTGACCTTGTGTTGTATTCTATTGTGTGAGATCCTTGTATTTATGCCTTTTGGCGTGTGTATCAGGATTAAAGATTccccccacttataaacacacGTTCAAGTCATATATTGTACGATGTGATACTCTTAACACACCACCTCACGCCCAAGACTGGAGATTTGGAacgtggaaataaatggtgggtggcccgaTGATGGAAACCCGACAAGTGGTGGTCCAACAAATCTTAAACCAAACTCTAATGTCATGTTAAGGATTGTGGTTGAGCCTAACTCAATCCTACAAAATCGGCTTGTAGGATGATGAATGTCCCCATTCATAAATACATGTTCAGGCCATGTTATGTCTGATATGAGACTCTTAACAAATAATAAGGGCAGCTTAATCAAAACATCAAGCTTTTGACATTAGTAAACCCAAAATACTATACCCAAAAGAATTACGGTATCGGTGTCGGTGTGTCTCTGTCGTGCTGTGTCCCGGTGTCCGTGCTTCATAGATTATGAATGTAGATATTCTAGAGTGGTTGTTAGTATTCCTAGACGTAACAACTTCCTAGGTTAGTGCTTAGTTCAGTGTATTATAAATAAATACAAGTAGTGTGATCTAATAATTTACAAAATTCTATATTTACAAATGTAAACAAATATCTAATTCTATATAAAATGCAGGTCATTAAGAATGGTTGGTGACACTGTTATTACTGGTAGTGATGACTGGACAGCAAGAATATGGTCTGTTTCACGAGGAACATGTGATGCTGTCCTAGCATGCCATGCAGGGCCAGTATTATGTGTTGAATATTCTTCGTTAGATAGAGGAATAATAACGGGTTAGTATAACCAATTTTTGGCTGTGGTGTCATTTGATCATCCTTATTTTGTCAGCTTTTGAAGAGAGTTGTTCAAAGAGAATTTCTTTGTTGTGTTTTAACTTGCTGAAGGGTTAAATTTCCATTGCAGGGTCAACCGATGGCCTGATGCGGTTTTGGGAAAATGATGATGGTATGGCAGCCTCATTAATGTTACAAGTTATTTTGATTCCTGGCATTTaacttgttttcctttttgtTGACCAAGAAACACCAATATGTTCAAGAGTATCATTTATTGTAGCTTAACCTGCGGTTATTCATATGACTACACCTATCATTGTAAAATACTATCACAGTACTTCTAGTCCACTTGTACAGTGGCTTTTGATCTTGCAAATTCAAAGAAGCATTTTTATAAGAAATACATAGGCTGTGTGTCACATGCAATAATGTTCCAGAGATCATGTTATGTCCACAGTTCTGCTGTGCAATGTCAAAAGGAATTTAGATCACTTAGTAACATTGTACTCTTTGAATTTGCAGGAGGTATACGGTGTGCAAAAAATGTAACAATTCACAACGCTGCCATATTATCTATCAATGCTGGGGAGCACTGGTTAGGTATTGGAGCGGCTGATAATTCTCTTTCTCTCTTTCATCGGCCCCAAGAGAGACTTGGTAGTTTTTCTGGCCCCGGGTCAAAGATGGCTGGTTGGCAGCTGTACAGAACACCACAAAAAACAGTTGCTATGGTATGCCATTTTTTGGTTGTCATATAGTTTCAAATTTCTTTTGACTATAATTTCAAATATACGCATATATATTTCATTTTCATGCCTCAAAATAGGTATGGTTCAAAATATAGTTTTTTCCCTGGTAATCTTTTTAATATACTTTTGTTATGGTATTCTTTGCCTCCAAGATCAACTTGCCAAGTTCATACACTAATTTCTACATGCCTGATGTAACTGTATCTATTATCACAAAATCTCTACTACTACCACTTTTGTTATTTCTCTGGATGTTTATCCT from Lathyrus oleraceus cultivar Zhongwan6 unplaced genomic scaffold, CAAS_Psat_ZW6_1.0 chrUn0417, whole genome shotgun sequence includes the following:
- the LOC127114186 gene encoding DENN domain and WD repeat-containing protein SCD1; this encodes MVGDTVITGSDDWTARIWSVSRGTCDAVLACHAGPVLCVEYSSLDRGIITGSTDGLMRFWENDDGGIRCAKNVTIHNAAILSINAGEHWLGIGAADNSLSLFHRPQERLGSFSGPGSKMAGWQLYRTPQKTVAM